In Nicotiana tabacum cultivar K326 chromosome 10, ASM71507v2, whole genome shotgun sequence, the DNA window AATCATAATAAACAAAGAGTCAAAAAGGAAgaatattaaaaaaagaaagaattccAAGCCATAGCgtaaaaataaataatgtaaaGATAAAATTAGAATATTATACATAATATAAggatatcatatatatatatatatataacacaaaataataagttttgaaaatattggtaaattttttacaaaaataataatagacttatctctttatacttttgatgaattcaaaattataatttagtaaaaaaatattacattatttaaattataagtaaaatataaaataaaaattgattATTCAAATATTACAGTAGAAAAGAATGTACTAAAAGAGGGCGATAAAGTTAATGTTAGggaatttataatttaaattaattaaaaaataaaaggtaagtAATACACTCAATAAAATTATTGATAAAATTTCGAcaattaaagaattttaaacattataacataagtttaaaaataataaaaatatttgccGAGTAAGAAAATATATACCTCTGTTATATTAAAAGAAAAGTATTAACAAAACATTAAGTCAATTGACTAGTTAATTAAAAGTCACATTATAAATGTAATACTGAGTACTTCctaatttaataaagaataaaataagaaacaaataatttatttgattactatATGGGTGTATCCTCTAATTTATATGCATATTGTTATATTTCCtcatattgtattaaaaaataaaatagcaaCTCTAAATTTATTAAAACAATAATTTATAATATTGATATTCTTGAAATTTAACCGCGCGTCGCATAAGTTTTAACACTAGTTATACATAAAACATAGATAATGGTTAGGATATCAAGTAGTTGAGCAGGAAGCTATATTAAATCAATTTCCTTTCCAAAATTTTGATCTAACAGACTACCAGACTTGGACTACAAGTGTTATCTCAGCAACCTTAAAGCACAAACATATACAGTTACACTTGATTTCTATTTCCTAAAACCTAAATATGAGGTTTCTACAACCCGCAACTTGTAAATTTTTCTAGAAAACTAATAGAAGACGGTTCTTGTCCTCTCAAAATCTGCTGCTTCACCACTAGAACAGAAGACGTAGTACCCGAATTCATCGAAACAAGAAAGTCTCCTATAACTCCTAGTTCATTTTCATCACTCCAATCTGTTAATCCTTGCAATAGCACAGGATTTACCCCTTGGCTCCTTCCAAGTATCCAAAGAtgaaaaaattcatttttcattGCCTGAATTGCTGCAATAGTATCCTCTCCATTCTTCACTATAACTTCCTTATAAATAACTTTATCATTTCCCTCATTTTTCACCCAAAACCATGTCACCAAACCATCATCTAGTTTCTTCTCCATCTCATTATCCCCTTCACCGTTATGCGAAAGAAATCGAACAGCAGTAAGTGATACATCTGGATTTGCAGCCATTCTATCAGCATAAGAAAGTGCCTCCCTAGCATCAGCTCCTCCCGTAAACAGAAGCGCGAAATGGTGAATTGATTGTCTCATTGGCACACCAAGACCCCTGTCCACAAGAATAGCAACTGAACAAGGAGCATGTTTTAAGACATTAGAGTTTACTACTTGTGTACTAGTCGAGCGCCTATCAAATTGATCTTTGTAAaagggaagtatgataagagagGCCTTCATCTCTAAAGCCAATTTACAAATGTCTTGATACATGGTTCTCTTAGGAGAATATGATGTATATGAATGTATCTTGATCATGTTTTCTTCACCTCTGCCTTGTTGGAAAAGCTTCAAAGCATTATGGATCGGATTTTGGCTGTTTGCGTTGTCGGATTCTTGGTCATCTTTATGGTCGATGAAAACAGGTGCAGCACGGCCAACTAGCTCCATTAGGTGCAAGGCATGAACAAAGAAAGGGGTATGAGTAGTtggatttgagacctcgagtagatTTATAATTCCAGGCATATTTTCCTCATCATGTATACAAGCAATAATGTGTAACTCTGTGTTTGAAGCAGTATGTTGAATGTTCCTTCTTGTGTGAATCATATAAGGCCTTGTTGGATCATAGACTATACTGATCAAGGGAGTGACTATAGCTGTCACCCCTATTGTCATTAGTATTAGCATTGTGAAATATGGTCTTGTTATCATCTGCATTACATTCAACTAGCTAGTGTCAATTATATTTCCGAGTGTGTTTGGTATGACAAaaataagtcattttgaagaaagagTACTACCTTTAAATCCAGCCAGTGAATGAAAATCAAAAACTCGACTTCACCTCTTAGACTCAAGACAAGGCTAAGAGCAAGACAATCTCTGAAGGGCATATTCAAGAAATACGCGGTGAAAAGGACAGTAACAATTTTAACAACATAAGCTGTGACTGCCATGAGAAATATTGGTCGAAGATGTGACCATTGGCCATACATGGATGAAATATCAGTGAAAAATCCAACATATGCAAAGGAAAATGGCATAAGAATATCCATAACAATTGTCTCTGACTTTTCCACCAAAGTAGCACCTAATGGTGGCCCGTCAGGAATGGCAAGGCCCAACCATAGTGGCCCATTAGTCACTTCAATCCCACCCAAACCACATAAAAAACCAGAAACCAATACTCCCAACAGTATGAAAACCACATAAATTTGCTCCACTGACTTCCCTTCTGGCGTTGCATTAATTATCCATATCATGATACGTCGAACACCTCCAAAAATAGATGCTCCAATTAAGAAAGAAGAAATGAGAAACCATAAAGCATACATACTCTTCTCTTCCCCTTGTTTAGCTGCCTCAAACACAACAATAAATTGGATTCCGATTACATCACTTATTAAAGCTGTGGATAATGCCATTCTTCCAATCTCAGAACTAAGGAGATTAAGCTCTCTAATTATTGGATATATAACAGGGAAAGCTGTGATTGCAAATTCTGATGTTAATCCCAACATAGAAGAAGCTTTGACTAATTCTTTTTTCATGGATTTTCGAACACCTATTCCAATAAATAGACTACATAACATGGGAATGGACACCCCAAATATGGCTATGTACCATTGTTTTTTCCCAGCTTTTTTTATCTGGCTAAGATCCGTCTTTACACCAGATATGAAAAGGAAATACATAAACCCAATGAGTCCAATATTTTTCAGTGCGTAGTCAGCTGTATCTGGGAAAATGAAGTTCCTGAAACGCTTGCTTCGGCTCAAAACTGATGGTCCTACGATTATTCCACCCTTCACATTCAGGAGAGGAaaacaaaaacacaaaacaaatcTTCCACTAAGTATAATATATCTTTCAAGAAAACAAGACACAACTTACTGCTATAAGATATTAGTATTTGACTAAGAAAAGGTTACGCTGAAGCAAGATTTTCACCAAAACACAAAGGAATTCAACAGCTATTATACGTCTATAACAAAAACTTTAAACCTTATATACACAGCGTAATTTTTTTGCGAAGAGGGTTCTACAACCCTAGCTCCGTCCATGGTAGAGATAATACTCTTCTactatatttaattttattatgtgttATATTAAGATTGTTTATATGCTTGCAGTTAACACATCATCTCGTAATCGCCCTTGGATCTAATTAAGCTCCACCCTGAAGTATAATGGATCAGCGAGTAAATTTAAACTGTAATCAAAAGTAAAGAGGTATATTTGGAGCTTTTTTTCAAAAGCATTTTGACTTGTTGAATCCAACCAGTAGTCCATGCTGGTGCTTCATTAAATTTAAGCCCAAATACGAG includes these proteins:
- the LOC107789355 gene encoding cation/H(+) antiporter 24-like, which translates into the protein MSKLNITEDPYLVNKGLVICRTIHPPHTFGIFYGENPLQFSFPLVLLEISTIIAISRLIRYLLKPLRQPRIISDILGGIIVGPSVLSRSKRFRNFIFPDTADYALKNIGLIGFMYFLFISGVKTDLSQIKKAGKKQWYIAIFGVSIPMLCSLFIGIGVRKSMKKELVKASSMLGLTSEFAITAFPVIYPIIRELNLLSSEIGRMALSTALISDVIGIQFIVVFEAAKQGEEKSMYALWFLISSFLIGASIFGGVRRIMIWIINATPEGKSVEQIYVVFILLGVLVSGFLCGLGGIEVTNGPLWLGLAIPDGPPLGATLVEKSETIVMDILMPFSFAYVGFFTDISSMYGQWSHLRPIFLMAVTAYVVKIVTVLFTAYFLNMPFRDCLALSLVLSLRGEVEFLIFIHWLDLKMITRPYFTMLILMTIGVTAIVTPLISIVYDPTRPYMIHTRRNIQHTASNTELHIIACIHDEENMPGIINLLEVSNPTTHTPFFVHALHLMELVGRAAPVFIDHKDDQESDNANSQNPIHNALKLFQQGRGEENMIKIHSYTSYSPKRTMYQDICKLALEMKASLIILPFYKDQFDRRSTSTQVVNSNVLKHAPCSVAILVDRGLGVPMRQSIHHFALLFTGGADAREALSYADRMAANPDVSLTAVRFLSHNGEGDNEMEKKLDDGLVTWFWVKNEGNDKVIYKEVIVKNGEDTIAAIQAMKNEFFHLWILGRSQGVNPVLLQGLTDWSDENELGVIGDFLVSMNSGTTSSVLVVKQQILRGQEPSSISFLEKFTSCGL